A stretch of Clostridium formicaceticum DNA encodes these proteins:
- a CDS encoding vanadium-dependent haloperoxidase, which yields MKKAIYVYSSEVVEYIRFHNKNIQDAKINKYNNQKEQKKFQKKWSQLPYAGEVELPKGIDPTAGSGPLYFMKRSRGGEFVSLDGKNIRFTIQHPGNIDFCKELSIVKDVLNNITLQQRKIAEYWGEGPATKQWTPIIDRLLDTYEFTPVQSARVLAAVQAGISDAFVITWYYKYLWDVPRPNQLDKKLLTAICTPKFPAYPSGHSVISGTAEVILSYFFPPEAERLKKLAEENSISRLYGGVHFSVDLSEGLRLGRQIGRFIVDILRNQLDSNRNPIDIPVKQDLYANLNPPPYDQVIPYPARVRACDLPLLPEE from the coding sequence GTGAAGAAAGCAATATATGTATATTCAAGTGAAGTGGTAGAATATATAAGATTTCATAATAAAAACATACAAGATGCAAAGATAAATAAATACAACAATCAAAAAGAGCAAAAGAAGTTTCAAAAAAAGTGGTCCCAATTACCTTATGCTGGAGAAGTAGAACTCCCTAAGGGAATTGACCCAACTGCTGGTTCAGGGCCGTTATACTTCATGAAAAGAAGTAGAGGTGGAGAATTTGTTTCGCTAGACGGAAAGAACATTAGATTTACTATACAACATCCAGGTAACATAGATTTTTGTAAAGAGTTATCCATTGTTAAGGATGTACTAAATAACATTACCTTGCAGCAAAGAAAGATTGCAGAATATTGGGGGGAGGGTCCAGCCACAAAACAATGGACACCTATTATAGATCGGCTGCTGGACACCTATGAGTTTACTCCAGTACAATCGGCTCGTGTACTTGCAGCAGTTCAGGCAGGAATTAGCGATGCATTTGTAATCACTTGGTATTATAAGTACCTTTGGGATGTTCCCCGCCCAAATCAGTTGGACAAAAAACTTCTTACAGCGATTTGTACGCCAAAATTTCCTGCTTATCCATCAGGACATTCTGTTATATCAGGAACAGCTGAGGTTATTCTAAGCTACTTTTTTCCTCCAGAAGCTGAAAGATTAAAAAAATTAGCAGAAGAGAATTCTATTTCACGTCTATATGGAGGTGTACATTTTTCAGTGGATTTAAGCGAGGGGCTGCGACTTGGACGGCAGATCGGAAGGTTTATTGTAGATATTTTAAGAAATCAGCTGGATAGCAACAGAAATCCTATAGATATACCGGTAAAACAGGATTTATATGCTAATTTAAATCCACCGCCATATGATCAGGTTATTCCCTATCCTGCTAGAGTTAGAGCGTGTGATTTACCACTTTTGCCAGAGGAATAA
- a CDS encoding DUF2000 domain-containing protein, producing the protein MKCVMIIDGSLPVGIIANTTAALGISLASEARELIGKKVVDRDGRIHEGITNIPIPILTLSREEIKKEYDILLENNDPDIRVIGFSEVAQKSLNYDDYEIKLSSTNKNLINYLGLCLYGPKKKINKLTGNLKMLR; encoded by the coding sequence ATGAAATGTGTGATGATTATTGATGGAAGTTTACCAGTGGGTATAATCGCAAATACCACTGCAGCATTAGGAATTAGTCTAGCTAGTGAAGCAAGGGAGTTAATCGGTAAGAAAGTGGTAGATAGGGATGGTAGGATTCATGAAGGTATTACAAACATACCTATTCCTATACTAACTTTATCTAGAGAAGAAATTAAGAAAGAATATGATATTTTGCTAGAAAATAATGATCCGGACATTAGGGTCATTGGTTTCAGTGAGGTGGCACAGAAATCTTTAAATTATGATGATTACGAAATAAAGCTATCTTCAACAAACAAAAATCTAATTAACTATCTAGGCTTATGTCTCTATGGGCCAAAGAAAAAGATTAATAAATTAACAGGCAACCTAAAAATGCTAAGGTGA
- a CDS encoding AraC family transcriptional regulator, with amino-acid sequence MKGIHYYRAKACNMVEIKTCANDVHAYKDHIHQELSIGYIEKGATVLHVNGKNYDIRAGDAVIIYPYVSHKCQPLNINEWQFTMIYVENEFCKEIFDDLDRKHSIGIKKLGKHEFDQIKHFADVLKSDVSRFDKEIELINTLLQLFTTCDVAIKLKSNGKINIIKNYIEEHFLQSLNLKDIEDRFSINKFALIKGFKDKFNTTPNAYQLQLKIDYGKYLLKSSSNIVDIALRSGFYDQAHFTKEFKKAYGITPLQYHKSLKL; translated from the coding sequence ATGAAAGGTATACATTATTATCGAGCAAAGGCATGTAATATGGTTGAGATTAAAACCTGTGCTAATGATGTACATGCATATAAAGATCATATTCATCAAGAATTATCAATAGGCTATATAGAAAAAGGAGCAACAGTATTACATGTAAACGGAAAAAATTATGACATTAGGGCTGGTGATGCAGTGATTATATATCCCTATGTAAGCCATAAGTGCCAGCCTTTAAATATTAATGAATGGCAATTTACGATGATCTATGTAGAGAATGAGTTTTGTAAAGAGATATTTGATGATCTAGATAGAAAGCATTCCATTGGTATAAAAAAGCTAGGTAAGCACGAATTTGATCAGATTAAACATTTTGCTGATGTTCTAAAAAGTGATGTCAGCAGGTTTGATAAGGAAATTGAACTGATAAACACACTTCTTCAGCTATTCACCACATGTGATGTGGCTATTAAACTTAAAAGTAATGGAAAAATCAATATAATCAAAAATTACATAGAGGAACATTTTCTTCAATCATTAAACTTGAAGGATATAGAGGATCGTTTTAGCATTAATAAATTTGCATTAATCAAAGGTTTTAAGGATAAGTTTAATACTACTCCTAATGCCTACCAGTTACAGCTTAAAATTGATTATGGAAAATATCTCTTAAAAAGTAGCAGCAATATAGTGGATATTGCTCTAAGATCGGGTTTTTATGATCAAGCTCATTTTACAAAGGAATTTAAAAAAGCCTATGGGATAACCCCCCTTCAATATCATAAATCGTTAAAATTATAA
- a CDS encoding MATE family efflux transporter, translating to MEDKRKTLDLLEGKIGKTFILLAIPILMAMLMQTFFNIVDTYFVSRLGTDAIAAMGLTFPIFMLSISLGSGVSIGISSLIARNIGAGEREKSFLAAANGLLLAVAMGLFFFVFGITIVNPMLRFIGAEGEVFRMAKIYIMIIAMTMPIKFLLAAIDGIFRGEGKTQLSMVALISSSVVNIILDPLLIFGIGPFPRLEVAGAAIATAIAWTVGVSIGILFILKNKSSIILKSYHFRWKWEYIRNVLAVGLPSSVAQGAIAFTMVFINKFAMDFSQEAVAAYALGFRIDSITILPGVAFGGATIAMLGQNFGAKNYYRVEGIFRKATVYAVVVMGGLAVLVWIFPKPLLMIFLEDSGDGISEVLRQGTSYLRIMALSYIFIGMGMVSNASFQAIGRGIPTFITTAIRFFILAIPLSYTLAYLFKLETIGIWLGLSISNIFFGFVSRYWFLYFFSKRYGCKKQLP from the coding sequence GTGGAGGATAAAAGAAAAACCTTAGATTTATTAGAGGGTAAGATTGGGAAAACTTTCATTTTGCTTGCCATACCGATCTTAATGGCTATGTTAATGCAGACCTTTTTTAATATTGTCGATACTTATTTTGTGTCAAGATTAGGAACAGATGCTATTGCGGCAATGGGATTGACTTTTCCTATTTTTATGTTAAGCATATCTTTAGGGTCAGGTGTGTCCATAGGGATTAGCTCTTTAATAGCTAGAAATATAGGGGCGGGGGAGAGAGAAAAAAGTTTCTTAGCAGCAGCTAATGGATTGCTACTAGCAGTAGCCATGGGATTGTTCTTCTTTGTTTTCGGTATAACGATTGTAAATCCCATGTTAAGATTTATTGGAGCAGAAGGGGAAGTTTTTAGGATGGCAAAAATCTACATAATGATTATAGCTATGACTATGCCTATTAAGTTTCTGTTAGCTGCCATTGATGGTATTTTTCGAGGGGAAGGAAAAACACAGCTCTCCATGGTTGCTTTAATAAGCAGTTCAGTTGTAAACATTATATTAGATCCTTTACTTATTTTTGGTATAGGCCCTTTTCCCAGGCTAGAAGTAGCTGGTGCTGCTATAGCAACAGCAATTGCTTGGACAGTGGGAGTAAGTATAGGTATTCTATTTATTTTAAAGAATAAAAGCAGTATAATATTAAAATCTTATCATTTCCGATGGAAATGGGAGTATATAAGAAATGTCTTAGCAGTAGGGCTACCCTCTTCTGTAGCACAGGGAGCTATAGCCTTTACAATGGTATTTATTAATAAATTCGCCATGGATTTTTCTCAGGAGGCGGTTGCAGCCTATGCTTTAGGTTTTCGAATAGATAGTATTACTATTTTACCGGGGGTAGCCTTTGGAGGAGCTACCATTGCTATGCTAGGACAAAATTTTGGTGCAAAAAACTACTATAGGGTAGAGGGTATCTTTAGAAAAGCAACGGTTTATGCGGTGGTGGTGATGGGAGGACTGGCAGTTTTAGTCTGGATTTTCCCAAAGCCCTTATTAATGATTTTTCTAGAGGACTCTGGAGATGGAATTAGCGAAGTATTAAGGCAAGGTACAAGCTATCTACGCATCATGGCTCTAAGCTATATTTTTATAGGGATGGGAATGGTAAGTAATGCCTCCTTCCAAGCAATTGGAAGAGGAATACCTACGTTTATAACAACAGCCATTCGTTTTTTTATTTTAGCTATTCCATTAAGTTATACACTAGCCTACTTATTTAAGCTTGAAACCATTGGAATATGGCTGGGATTATCTATTTCAAACATATTTTTTGGGTTTGTGTCTAGATACTGGTTTTTATACTTTTTTTCTAAAAGATATGGTTGTAAAAAACAATTACCATAG